The genomic region TAGATCCGCACCACATCACCGGCACCGAGTGCCGCGCTGAGGCTGCCGTTGAGTACCGGTGTGCTGTCGTCGGTGCTGCTGCCACTGGCGAAGTCACCCACGTCAGTGCCCACATCATCGGTGTAGCTGACGATGCTGGTGGTCACGCTCGGCGCGGTGGTGTCGATCGTCAGCGTAAAGCCGGACGATACGGTCCCTTCGTTACCCGCAGCATCGGCCACCACGGCGGTGTAGGTGTGGCTGCTGCCATCGACCAGGGTCGGGGTGGCAAAAGTCCAGGTGGTGCCGGTCACGGTGGCAGTGCCGAGCAAGGTGCTGCCCTCGTAGATCCGCACCACATCACCGGCACCGAGTGCCGCGCTGAGGGTACCGTTGAGCACCGGCGTGCTGTCGTCGGTGCTGCTGCCACTGGCGAAGTCACCCTGGATGGAGCCCTGGTTGTCGGTGTAGCTGGTGATGCTGGTGGTCATCGTCGGTGCGGTGGTGTCGCTGTACGCCACCACGGTGTCCGCCCCCACGTTGCCCGCGGCATCGGTGGCATGGACGGTGACATCGCCGGTCGGTTGATTGACGGGCGAAGTGAGGGTGTAGGAACCATCGGCCGCCGCTACGACGCTCGCAGTGCTGCCGTCCGGGTAGGTGACCGTGATCGTGTTGCCTGGCTCGGTCGAGCCGGTCACGGTGACGCTGCCATCGGCGTTGGTGACCACGCTGGTCGTCGGTGCTGCCGGCGCCGTGGTGTCGCTGTACGCCACCACGGTGTCCGGACCCACATTGCCCGCGGCATCGGTGGCATGGACGGTGACATCGCCGGTCGGTTGATTGACGGGCGAAGTGAGGGTGTAGGAACCGTCGGCCGCCGCCACGACGCTGCCGGTAGAACCGTCGGGATAAGTGACGGTGATCGTGTTGCCTGGCTCGGTCGAGCCGGTCACGGTGACGCTGCCATCGGCGTTGGTGACCACGCTGGTCGTCGGTGCTGCCGGCGCCGTGGTGTCGCTGTACGCCACCACGGTGTCCGGACCCACATTGCCCGCGGCATCGGTGGCATGGACGGTGACATCGCCGGTCGGTTGATTGACGGGCGAAGTGAGGGTGTAGGAACCGTCGGCCGCCGCTACGACGCTCGCAGTGCTGCCGTCCGGGTAGGTGACCGTGATCGTGTTGCCTGGCTCGGTCGAGCCGGTCACGGTGACGCTGCCATCGGCGTTGGTGACCACGCTGGTCGTCGGTGCTGCCGGCGCCGTGGTGTCGCTGTACGCCACCACGGTGTCCGGACCCACATTGCCCGCGGCATCGGTGGCATGGACGGTGACATCGCCGGTCGGTTGATTGACGGGCGAAGTGAGGGTGTAGGAACCGTCGGCCGCCGCCACGACGCTGCCGGTAGAACCGTCGGGATAAGTGACGGTGATCGTGTTGCCTGGCTCGGTCGAGCCGGTCACGGTGACGCTGCCATCGGCGTTGGTGACCACGCTGGTCGTCGGTGCTGCCGGCGCCGTGGTGTCGCTGTACGCCACCACGGTGTCCGGACCCACGTTGCCCGCGGCATCGGTGGCATGGACGGTGACATCGCCGGTCGGTTGATTGACGGGCGAAGTGAGGGTGTAGGAACCGTCGGCCGCCGCTACGACGCTCGCAGTGCTGCCGTCCGGGTAGGTGACGGTGACCGTGTTGCCTGGCTCGGTCGAGCCGGTCACGGTGACGCTGCCATCGGGGTTGGTGACCACGCTGGTCGTCGGTGCTGCCGGCGCGGTGGTGTCGCTGTACGCCACCACGGTGTCCGGACCCACGTTGCCCGCGGCATCGGTGGCATGGACGGTGACATCGCCGGTCGGTTGATTGACGGGCGAAGTGAGGGTGTAGGAACCGTCGGCCGCCGCCACGACGCTGCCGGTAGAACCGTCGGGATAAGTGACGGTGATCGTGTTGCCTGGCTCGGTCGAGCCGGTCACGGTGACGCTGCCATCGGCGTTGGTGACCACGCTGGTCGTCGGTGCTGCCGGCGCCGTGGTGTCGCTGTACGCCACCACGGTGTCCGGACCCACATTGCCCGCGGCATCGGTGGCATGGACGGTGACATCGCCGGTCGGTTGATTGACGGGCGAAGTGAGGGTGTAGGAACCGTCGGCCGCCGCCACCACGCTGCCGGTAGAACCGTCGGGATAAGTGACGGTGACCGTGTTGCCTGGCTCGGTCGAGCCGGTCACGGTGACGCTGCCATCGGCGTTGGTGACCACGCTGGTCGTCGGTGCTGCCGGCGCGGTGGTGTCGCTGTACGCCACCACGGTGTCCGGACCCACGTTGCCCGCGGCATCGGTGGCATGGACGGTGACATCGCCGGTCGGTTGATTGACGGGCGAAGTGAGGGTGTAGGAACCGTCGGCCGCCGCTACGACGCTCGCAGTGCTGCCGTCCGGGTAGGTGACGGTGACCGTGTTGCCTGGCTCGGTCGAGCCGGTCACGGTGACGCTGCCATCGGGGTTGGTGACCACGCTGGTCGTCGGTGCTGCCGGCGCGGTGGTGTCGCTGTACGCCACCACGGTGTCCGGACCCACGTTGCCCGCGGCATCGGTGGCATGGACGGTGACATCGCCGGTCGGTTGATTGACGGGCGAAGTGAGGGTGTAGGAACCGTCGGCCGCCGCCACGACGCTGCCGGTAGAACCGTCGGGATAAGTGACGGTGATCGTGTTGCCTGGCTCGGTCGAGCCGGTCACGGTGACGCTGCCATCGGCGTTGGTGACCACGCTGGTCGTCGGTGCTGCCGGCGCCGTGGTGTCGCTGTACGCCACCACGGTGTCCGGACCCACATTGCCCGCGGCATCGGTGGCATGGACGGTGACATCGCCGGTCGGTTGATTGACGGGCGAAGTGAGGGTGTAGGAACCGTCGGCCGCCGCCACCACGCTGCCGGTAGAACCGTCGGGATAAGTGACGGTGACCGTGTTGCCTGGCTCGGTCGAACCGGTCACGGTGACGCTGCCATCGGCGTTGGTGACCACGCTGGTCGTCGGTGCTGCCGGCGCGGTGGTGTCGCTGTACGCCACCACGGTGTCCGGACCCACGTTGCCCGCGGCATCGGTGGCATGGACGGTGACATCGCCGGTCGGTTGATTGACGGGCGAAGTGAGGGTGTAGGAACCGTCGGCCGCCGCCACCACGCTGCCGGTAGAACCGTCGGGATAAGTGACGGTGACCGTGTTGCCTGGCTCGGTCGAGCCGGTCACGGTGACGCTGCCATCGGCGTTGGTGACCACGCTGGTCGTCGGTGCTGCCGGCGCGGTGGTGTCGCTGTACGCCACCACGGTGTCCGGACCCACGTTGCCCGCGGCATCGGTGGCATGGACGGTGACATCGCCGGTCGGTTGATTGACGGGCGAAGTGAGGGTGTAGGAACCGTCGGCCGCCGCTACGACGCTCGCAGTGCTGCCGTCCGGGTAGGTGACGGTGACCGTGTTGCCTGGCTCGGTCGAGCCGGTCACGGTGACGCTGCCATCGGGGTTGGTGACCACGCTGGTCGTCGGTGCTGCCGGCGCGGTGGTGTCGCTGTACGCCACCACGGTGTCCGGACCCACGTTGCCCGCGGCATCGGTGGCATGGACGGTGACATCGCCGGTCGGTTGATTGACGGGCGAAGTGAGGGTGTAGGAACCGTCGGCCGCCGCCACGACGCTGCCGGTAGAACCGTCGGGATAAGTGACGGTGATCGTGTTGCCTGGCTCGGTCGAGCCGGTCACGGTGACGCTGCCATCGGCGTTGGTGACCACGCTGGTCGTCGGTGCTGCCGGCGCCGTGGTGTCGCTGTACGCCACCACGGTGTCCGGACCCACATTGCCCGCGGCATCGGTGGCATGGACGGTGACATCGCCGGTCGGTTGATTGACGGGCGAAGTGAGGGTGTAGGAACCGTCGGCCGCCGCCACCACGCTGCCGGTAGAACCGTCGGGATAAGTGACGGTGACCGTGTTGCCTGGCTCGGTCGAGCCGGTCACGGTGACGCTGCCATCGGCGTTGGTGACCACGCTGGTCGTCGGTGCTGCCGGCGCGGTGGTGTCGCTGTACGCCACCACGGTGTCCGGACCCACGTTGCCCGCGGCATCGGTGGCATGGACGGTGACATCGCCGGTCGGTTGATTGACGGGCGAAGTGAGGGTGTAGGAACCGTCGGCCGCCGCTACGACGCTCGCAGTGCTGCCGTCCGGGTAGGTGACGGTGACCGTGTTGCCTGGCTCGGTCGAGCCGGTCACGGTGACGCTGCCATCGGGGTTGGTGACCACGCTGGTCGTCGGTGCTGCCGGCGCGGTGGTGTCGCTGTACGCCACCACGGTGTCCGGACCCACGTTGCCCGCGGCATCGGTGGCATGGACGGTGACATCGCCGGTCGGTTGATTGACGGGCGAAGTGAGGGTGTAGGAACCGTCGGCCGCCGCCACGACGCTGCCGGTAGAACCGTCGGGATAAGTGACGGTGATCGTGTTGCCTGGCTCGGTCGAGCCGGTCACGGTGACGCTGCCATCGGCGTTGGTGACCACGCTGGTCGTCGGTGCTGCCGGCGCGGTGGTGTCGCTGTACGCCACCACGGTGTCCGGACCCACGTTGCCCGCGGCATCGGTGGCATGGACGGTGACATCGCCGGTCGGTTGATTCACGGGCGAAGTGAGGGTGTAGGAACCGTCGGCCGCCGCCACCACGCTGCCGGTAGAACCGTCGGGATAAGTGACGGTGACCGTGTTGCCTGGCTCGGTCGAACCGGTCACGGTGACGCTGCCATCGGCGTTGGTGACCACGCTGGTCGTCGGTGCTGCCGGCGCCGTGGTGTCGCTGTACGCCACCACGGTGTCCGGACCCACATTGCCCGCGGCATCGGTGGCATGGACGGTGACATCGCCGGTCGGTTGATTGACGGGCGAAGTGAGGGTGTAGGAACCGTCGGCCGCCGCCACCACGCTGCCGGTAGAACCGTCGGGATAAGTGACGGTGACCGTGTTGCCTGGCTCGGTCGAACCGGTCACGGTGACGCTGCCATCGGCGTTGGTGACCACGCTGGTCGTCGGTGCTGCCGGCGCGGTGGTGTCGCTGTACGCCACCACGGTGTCCGGACCCACGTTGCCCGCGGCATCGGTGGCATGGACGGTGACATCGCCGGTCGGTTGATTGACGGGCGAAGTGAGGGTGTAGGAACCGTCGGCCGCCGCCACCACGCTGCCGGTAGAACCGTCGGGATAAGTGACGGTGACCGTGTTGCCTGGCTCGGTCGAGCCGGTCACGGTGACGCTGCCATCGGCGTTGGTGACCACGCTGGTCGTCGGTGCTGCCGGCGCGGTGGTGTCGCTGTACGCCACCACGGTGTCCGGACCCACGTTGCCCGCGGCATCGGTGGCATGGACGGTGACATCGCCGGTCGGTTGATTGACGGGCGAAGTGAGGGTGTAGGAACCGTCGGCCGCCGCCACGACGCTGCCGGTAGAACCGTCGGGATAAGTGACGGTGATCGTGTTGCCTGGCTCGGTCGAGCCGGTCACGGTGACGCTGCCATCGGCGTTGGTGACCACGCTGGTCGTCGGTGCTGCCGGCGCGGTGGTGTCGCTGTACGCCACCACGGTGTCCGGACCCACGTTGCCCGCGGCATCGGTGGCATGGACGGTGACATCGCCGGTCGGTTGATTGACGGGCGAAGTGAGGGTGTAGGAACCGTCGGCCGCCGCCACGACGCTGCCGGTAGAACCGTCGGGATAAGTGACGGTGATCGTGTTGCCTGGCTCGGTCGAGCCGGTCACGGTGACGCTGCCATCGGCGTTGGTGACCACGCTGGTCGTCGGTGCTGCCGGCGCCGTGGTGTCGCTGTACGCCACCACGGTGTCCGGACCCACGTTGCCCGCGGCATCGGTGGCATGGACGGTGACATCGCCGGTCGGTTGATTGACGGGCGAAGTGAGGGTGTAGGAACCGTCGGCCGCCGCCACGACGCTGCCGGTAGAACCGTCGGGATAAGTGACGGTGATCGTGTTGCCTGGCTCGGTCGAGCCGGTCACGGTGACGCTGCCATCGGCGTTGGTGACCACGCTGGTCGTCGGTGCTGCCGGCGCGGTGGTGTCGCTGTACGCCACCACGGTGTCCGGACCCACGTTGCCCGCGGCATCGGTGGCATGGACGGTGACATCGCCGGTCGGTTGATTCACGGGCGAAGTGAGGGTGTAGGAACCGTCGGCCGCCGCCACCACGCTGCCGGTAGAACCGTCGGGATAAGTGACGGTGACCGTGTTGCCTGGCTCGGTCGAACCGGTCACGGTGACGCTGCCATCGGCGTTGGTGACCACGCTGGTCGTCGGTGCTGCCGGCGCCGTGGTGTCGCTGTACGCCACCACGGTGTCCGGACCCACATTGCCCGCGGCATCGGTGGCATGGACGGTGACATCGCCGGTCGGTTGATTGACGGGCGAAGTGAGGGTGTAGGAACCGTCGGCCGCCGCCACCACGCTGCCGGTAGAACCGTCGGGATAAGTGACGGTGACCGTGTTGCCTGGCTCGGTCGAACCGGTCACGGTGACGCTGCCATCGGCGTTGGTGACCACGCTGGTCGTCGGTGCTGCCGGCGCGGTGGTGTCGCTGTACGCCACCACGGTGTCCGGACCCACGTTGCCCGCGGCATCGGTGGCATGGACGGTGACATCGCCGGTCGGTTGATTGACGGGCGAAGTGAGGGTGTAGGAACCGTCGGCCGCCGCCACGACGCTGCCGGTAGAACCGTCGGGATAAGTGACGGTGATCGTGTTGCCTGGCTCGGTCGAGCCGGTCACGGTGACGCTGCCATCGGCGTTGGTGACCACGCTGGTCGTCGGTGCTGCCGGCGCGGTGGTGTCGCTGTACGCCACCACGGTGTCCGGACCCACGTTGCCCGCGGCATCGGTGGCATGGACGGTGACATCGCCGGTCGGTTGATTGACGGGCGAAGTGAGGGTGTAGGAACCGTCGGCCGCCGCCACGACGCTGCCGGTAGAACCGTCGGGATAAGTGACGGTGATCGTGTTGCCTGGCTCGGTCGAGCCGGTCACGGTGACGCTGCCATCGGCGTTGGTGACCACGCTGGTCGTCGGTGCTGCCGGCGCCGTGGTGTCGCTGTACGCCACCACGGTGTCCGGACCCACGTTGCCCGCGGCATCGGTGGCATGGACGGTGACATCGCCGGTCGGTTGATTCACGGGCGAAGTGAGGGTGTAGGAACCGTCGGCCGCCGCCACCACGCTGCCGGTAGAACCGTCGGGATAAGTGACGGTGACCGTGTTGCCTGGCTCGGTCGAGCCGGTCACGGTGACGCTGCCATCGGCGTTGGTGACCACGCTGGTCGTCGGTGCTGCCGGCGCCGTGGTGTCGCTGTACGCCACCACGGTGTCCGGACCCACGTTGCCCGCGGCATCGGTGGCATGGACGGTGACATCGCCGGTCGGTTGATTGACGGGCGAAGTGAGGGTGTAGGAACCGTCGGCCGCCGCCACCACGCTGCCGGTAGAACCGTCGGGATAAGTGACGGTGACCGTGTTGCCGGGCTCGGTCGAACCGGTCACGGTGACGCTGCCATCGGCGTTGGTGACCACGCTGGTCGTCGGTGCTGCCGGCGCCGTGGTGTCGCTGTACGCCACCACGGTGTCCGGACCCACATTGCCCGCGGCATCGGTGGCATGGACGGTGACATCGCCGGTCGGTTGATTGACGGGCGAAGTGAGGGTGTAGGAACCGTCGGCCGCCGCCACGACGCTGCCGGTAGAACCGTCGGGATAAGTGACGGTGACCGTGTTGCCTGGCTCGGTCGAACCGGTCACGGTGACGCTGCCATCGGCGTTGGTGACCACGCTGGTCGTCGGTGCTGCCGGCGCGGTGGTGTCGCTGTACGCCACCACGGTGTCCGGACCCACGTTGCCCGCGGCATCGGTGGCATGGACGGTGACATCGCCGGTCGGTTGATTGACGGGCGAAGTGAGGGTGTAGGAACCGTCGGCCGCCGCCACGACGCTGCCGGTAGAACCGTCGGGATAAGTGACGGTGATCGTGTTGCCTGGCTCGGTCGAGCCGGTCACGGTGACGCTGCCATCGGGGTTGGTGACCACGCTGGTCGTCGGTGCTGCCGGCGCCGTGGTGTCGCTGTACGCCACCACGGTGTCCGGACCCACGTTGCCCGCGGCATCGGTGGCATGGACGGTGACATCGCCGGTCGGTTGATTGACGGGCGAAGTGAGGGTGTAGGAACCGTCGGCCGCCGCCACCACGCTGCCGGTAGAACCGTCGGGATAAGTGACGGTGATCGTATTGCCCGGCTCGGTCGAACCGGTCACAGTGACACTGCCATCGGGGTTGGTGACCACGCTAGCCGTCGGTGCCGATGGTGCGGTGGTGTCGCTGTACGCCACCACGGTATCCGCCCCCACGTTGCCCGCGGCATCGGTGGCATGGACGGTGACATCGCCGGTCGGTTGATTGACGGGCGAAGTGAGGGTGTAGGAACCGTCGGCCGCCGCCACGACGCTCGCAGTGCTGCCGTCCGGGAAGGTGATGGAGACGGTGTTGCCGGGCTCCGTCGCGCCCGTCACGGTGACGCTGCCATCCGCGTTGTTCACCACATTGACGGTCGGTGCCGATGGCGCAGTGGTGTCTTGAGGCGCACCACCACCACCACCACCACCACCACCACCACCACCACCACCACTAGCCGCCCCGGCCAGTGCTAAACCACCGAGTACCCATGCCAGCGTGGAAAGATCGAAGGATTCGTGGACCAGTAACGGTTCAATGGAGTCGATCGACACAAACTGATCGAGCATCGAGCTGTTCTCGGAGGGCTCCATCAACCAGAGTTGATCAGCATCCTGCAAAACCAGGTCGCTCTGCTGAGGCCCTTGATCTGGGAAAAAACCGTGAATCTT from Pseudomonas sp. GGS8 harbors:
- a CDS encoding Ig-like domain-containing protein, whose translation is MESLISVVNKTTHKEMTAPSLELTLQAPSVVRLSVKRSDIKNIERQGDLLTVTLASGAVIKIHGFFPDQGPQQSDLVLQDADQLWLMEPSENSSMLDQFVSIDSIEPLLVHESFDLSTLAWVLGGLALAGAASGGGGGGGGGGGGGGAPQDTTAPSAPTVNVVNNADGSVTVTGATEPGNTVSITFPDGSTASVVAAADGSYTLTSPVNQPTGDVTVHATDAAGNVGADTVVAYSDTTAPSAPTASVVTNPDGSVTVTGSTEPGNTITVTYPDGSTGSVVAAADGSYTLTSPVNQPTGDVTVHATDAAGNVGPDTVVAYSDTTAPAAPTTSVVTNPDGSVTVTGSTEPGNTITVTYPDGSTGSVVAAADGSYTLTSPVNQPTGDVTVHATDAAGNVGPDTVVAYSDTTAPAAPTTSVVTNADGSVTVTGSTEPGNTVTVTYPDGSTGSVVAAADGSYTLTSPVNQPTGDVTVHATDAAGNVGPDTVVAYSDTTAPAAPTTSVVTNADGSVTVTGSTEPGNTVTVTYPDGSTGSVVAAADGSYTLTSPVNQPTGDVTVHATDAAGNVGPDTVVAYSDTTAPAAPTTSVVTNADGSVTVTGSTEPGNTVTVTYPDGSTGSVVAAADGSYTLTSPVNQPTGDVTVHATDAAGNVGPDTVVAYSDTTAPAAPTTSVVTNADGSVTVTGSTEPGNTITVTYPDGSTGSVVAAADGSYTLTSPVNQPTGDVTVHATDAAGNVGPDTVVAYSDTTAPAAPTTSVVTNADGSVTVTGSTEPGNTITVTYPDGSTGSVVAAADGSYTLTSPVNQPTGDVTVHATDAAGNVGPDTVVAYSDTTAPAAPTTSVVTNADGSVTVTGSTEPGNTVTVTYPDGSTGSVVAAADGSYTLTSPVNQPTGDVTVHATDAAGNVGPDTVVAYSDTTAPAAPTTSVVTNADGSVTVTGSTEPGNTVTVTYPDGSTGSVVAAADGSYTLTSPVNQPTGDVTVHATDAAGNVGPDTVVAYSDTTAPAAPTTSVVTNADGSVTVTGSTEPGNTITVTYPDGSTGSVVAAADGSYTLTSPVNQPTGDVTVHATDAAGNVGPDTVVAYSDTTAPAAPTTSVVTNADGSVTVTGSTEPGNTITVTYPDGSTGSVVAAADGSYTLTSPVNQPTGDVTVHATDAAGNVGPDTVVAYSDTTAPAAPTTSVVTNADGSVTVTGSTEPGNTITVTYPDGSTGSVVAAADGSYTLTSPVNQPTGDVTVHATDAAGNVGPDTVVAYSDTTAPAAPTTSVVTNADGSVTVTGSTEPGNTVTVTYPDGSTGSVVAAADGSYTLTSPVNQPTGDVTVHATDAAGNVGPDTVVAYSDTTAPAAPTTSVVTNADGSVTVTGSTEPGNTVTVTYPDGSTGSVVAAADGSYTLTSPVNQPTGDVTVHATDAAGNVGPDTVVAYSDTTAPAAPTTSVVTNADGSVTVTGSTEPGNTVTVTYPDGSTGSVVAAADGSYTLTSPVNQPTGDVTVHATDAAGNVGPDTVVAYSDTTAPAAPTTSVVTNADGSVTVTGSTEPGNTITVTYPDGSTGSVVAAADGSYTLTSPVNQPTGDVTVHATDAAGNVGPDTVVAYSDTTAPAAPTTSVVTNPDGSVTVTGSTEPGNTVTVTYPDGSTASVVAAADGSYTLTSPVNQPTGDVTVHATDAAGNVGPDTVVAYSDTTAPAAPTTSVVTNADGSVTVTGSTEPGNTVTVTYPDGSTGSVVAAADGSYTLTSPVNQPTGDVTVHATDAAGNVGPDTVVAYSDTTAPAAPTTSVVTNADGSVTVTGSTEPGNTITVTYPDGSTGSVVAAADGSYTLTSPVNQPTGDVTVHATDAAGNVGPDTVVAYSDTTAPAAPTTSVVTNPDGSVTVTGSTEPGNTVTVTYPDGSTASVVAAADGSYTLTSPVNQPTGDVTVHATDAAGNVGPDTVVAYSDTTAPAAPTTSVVTNADGSVTVTGSTEPGNTVTVTYPDGSTGSVVAAADGSYTLTSPVNQPTGDVTVHATDAAGNVGPDTVVAYSDTTAPAAPTTSVVTNADGSVTVTGSTEPGNTVTVTYPDGSTGSVVAAADGSYTLTSPVNQPTGDVTVHATDAAGNVGPDTVVAYSDTTAPAAPTTSVVTNADGSVTVTGSTEPGNTITVTYPDGSTGSVVAAADGSYTLTSPVNQPTGDVTVHATDAAGNVGPDTVVAYSDTTAPAAPTTSVVTNPDGSVTVTGSTEPGNTVTVTYPDGSTASVVAAADGSYTLTSPVNQPTGDVTVHATDAAGNVGPDTVVAYSDTTAPAAPTTSVVTNADGSVTVTGSTEPGNTVTVTYPDGSTGSVVAAADGSYTLTSPVNQPTGDVTVHATDAAGNVGPDTVVAYSDTTAPAAPTTSVVTNADGSVTVTGSTEPGNTITVTYPDGSTGSVVAAADGSYTLTSPVNQPTGDVTVHATDAAGNVGPDTVVAYSDTTAPAAPTTSVVTNPDGSVTVTGSTEPGNTVTVTYPDGSTASVVAAADGSYTLTSPVNQPTGDVTVHATDAAGNVGPDTVVAYSDTTAPAAPTTSVVTNADGSVTVTGSTEPGNTITVTYPDGSTGSVVAAADGSYTLTSPVNQPTGDVTVHATDAAGNVGPDTVVAYSDTTAPAAPTTSVVTNADGSVTVTGSTEPGNTITVTYPDGSTASVVAAADGSYTLTSPVNQPTGDVTVHATDAAGNVGPDTVVAYSDTTAPAAPTTSVVTNADGSVTVTGSTEPGNTITVTYPDGSTGSVVAAADGSYTLTSPVNQPTGDVTVHATDAAGNVGPDTVVAYSDTTAPAAPTTSVVTNADGSVTVTGSTEPGNTITVTYPDGSTASVVAAADGSYTLTSPVNQPTGDVTVHATDAAGNVGADTVVAYSDTTAPTMTTSITSYTDNQGSIQGDFASGSSTDDSTPVLNGTLSAALGAGDVVRIYEGSTLLGTATVTGTTWTFATPTLVDGSSHTYTAVVADAAGNEGTVSSGFTLTIDTTAPSVTTSIVSYTDDVGTDVGDFASGSSTDDSTPVLNGSLSAALGAGDVVRIYEGSTLLGTATVSGTTWTFATPTLVDGSSHTYTAVVADAAGNEGTASSGFTLTIDTTAPSVTTSIVSYTDDVGTDVGDFASGSSTDDSTPVLNGSLSAALGAGDVVRIYEGSTLLGTATVTGTTWTFATPTLVDGSSHTYTAVVADAAGNEGTASSGFTLTIDTTAPSVTTSIVSYTDDVGTDVGDFASGSSTDDSTPVLNGSLSAALGAGDVVRIYEGSTLLGTATVSGTTWTFATPTLVDGSSHTYTAVVADAAGNEGTASSGFTLTIDTTAPSVTTSIVSYTDDVGTDVGDFASGSSTDDSTPVLNGSLSAALGAGDVVRIYEGSTLLGTATVSGTTWTFATPTLVDGSSHTYTAVVADAAGNEGTASSGFTLTIDTTAPSVTTSIVSYTDDVGTDVGDFASGSSTDDSTPVLNGSLSAALGAGDVVRIYEGSTLLGTATVTGTTWTFATPTLVDGSSHTYTAVVADAAGNEGTASSGFTLTIDTTAPSVTTSIVSYTDDVGTDVGDFASGSSTDDSTPVLNGSLSAALGAGDVVRIYEGSTLLGTATVSGTTWTFATPTLVDGSSHTYTAVVADAAGNEGTVSSGFTLTIDTTAPSVTTSIVSYTDDVGTDVGDFASGSSTDDSTPVLNGTLSAALGAGDVVRIYEGSTLLGTATVTGTTWTFATPTLVDGSSHTYTAVVADAAGNEGTVSSGFTLTIDTTAPSVTTSIVSYTDDVGTDVGDFASGSSTDDSTPVLNGSLSAALSAGEVVRIYDESNTLLGTATVSGTTWTFATPTLVDGSSHTYTAVVADAAGNEGTASSGFTLTIDTTAPSVTTSIVSYTDDVGTDVGDFASGSSTDDSTPVLNGSLSAALGAGDVVRIYEGSTLLGTATVSGTTWTFATPTLVDGSSHTYTAVVADAAGNEGTVSSGFTLTIDTTAPSVTTSIVSYTDDVGTDVGDFASGSSTDDSTPVLNGTLSAALGAGDVVRIYEGSTLLGTATVTGTTWTFATPTLVDGSSHTYTAVVADAAGNEGTASSGFTLTIDTTAPSVTTSIVSYTDDVGTDVGDFLSGTTTDDTTPVLNGSLSAALSAGEVVRIYDESNTLLGTATVSGTTWTFATATLVDGSSHTYTAVVADAAGNQGTFSSGFTLTVDTTAPTQTTSITTYSDNQGTNQGNYASGSSTDDTTPVLNGTLSAALGSGDVVRIYDESNTLLGTATVSGTTWTFATATLVDGSSHTYTAVVADAAGNQGTFSSGFTLTVDTTAPTQTTSITTYSDNQGTNQGNYASGSSTDDTTPVLNGTLSAALGSGDVVRIYDESNTLLGTATVSGTTWTFATATLVDGSSHTYTAVVADAAGNQGTFSSGFTLTVDTTAPTQTTSITTYSDNQGTNQGNYASGSSTDDTTPVLNGTLSAALGSGDVVRIYDESNTLLGTATVSGTTWTFATATLVDGISHTYTAVVADAAGNQGTFSSGFTLTVDTTAPTQTTSITTYSDNIGASQGNFVSGTITDDSTPVLNGTLSAALGSGDVVRIYDDNTSTLLGTATVSGTTWTFATSTLYIGTSHAYTAVVADAAGNEGTASANFTLSVDATATLTVVTTDTASALSGSHSTIDDAVNTDLITRDNIPVLSGTVSRALLADEVVQISLDGGSTWIDVESTDGATTWSYNLTYTTTTAVSGMVRLLNTVSSTHGSTTTTNYTIDLTAPSLSLTAPDFSNAATVDSDGDGVILASAAPTFSSTVDGTAEAGVTIALINDVNNDGVYTEGVDTILVSATVSAPGAWSLSPTLAVGEYHLGYVLWDAAGNRSNLTATTQVDVVSTLNYLAATNSAFGTNATSGYGGSMMLNSAGLWTFVGDQAVYSSTAIGTYTTTALTQPATGSGTITGYAFLDYNLDGYIDIWATDTNFGGSTSPLWTGSVSGYTSAATGVGTTIYYGNPAVIDMDGDGYLDVVLGDSGDDSATFLKNNSGISWTPYGNGSGTTAASINGLQTDREVSGVDINNDGKVDLVLHTNATTTLSDNDYTLTVLTNSGASSTTGANWTEAQAIDNVFNSLSDTATDPESLTWADFNGDGSLDLYVNQSGVATTANSKIYLNNAGTLASTAIAIAGDTLAGEASVAVDWNGDGKMDVIEADYSTGQVNLYTNSGSVTAGSWSTSTMITAAIGVDNVLASLTAADYDWDGDVDLLIGQNAASATRLITNTNQVQDGTSLHLRILNAEGFNVYYGNTVQVHDASGVLVATQIINAQSVWSNDSSSLVNIYGLDSSQIYTVSLLASSGTSSVTYSWNVTPDDATSAYVLTTSGVTAAAATTLTGTGYDDTYMVANVIGGTTSYSGGGGWSEPVLSGDTKTWSATGGMDIVDFNSATSGLTVNLNTGSISGWGTLTSVSNVEGVRGSSLADVITGSTADNIIEGRGGNDTFVLTNGGNDRLIYNVITASDTAAGGNGSDTVTGFTVGDLASSTSTDADIIDLRGLLHGYTGTAHVYKDATTGSYVLDGASASLSNYLQVTTSASDTVISVDTSGAASFTTALVTLQNVNTDLATLLANSQLTVV